The following coding sequences are from one Gossypium hirsutum isolate 1008001.06 chromosome A12, Gossypium_hirsutum_v2.1, whole genome shotgun sequence window:
- the LOC121211379 gene encoding uncharacterized protein, protein MVQDDDVNENSEDESDHGSNISLERRRPRNCGQVDRRREDDDLKNIKLSIPPFQGKSDPEAYLEWEKKIELVFECHNYSENKKVKLAAIEFSDYAMIWWDQLTTSRRRNGEHPISTWTEMKVVMRRRFIPSYYHRELHQKLQNLIQGTKSVEDYYKEMEVAMIRVDIQEDREAIMARFLVGLNREIANVVELQHYIEVVDMVHMAIKVEKQLKRKGTTQAYPNTNPSKWGQSTSKGFPTNRTKDSSTISKANKPIAESSKGKAPESSTARSRDIKCFKCLGRAHIASQCPNRRTMVIRADGEIETEDEEENDPESNSKVEEDLEQPVEGELLVVKRSLSLQSVEDEQQRENIFHSRCQVQGKVCSIIIDGGSCANVASTLMVEKLGLSTTKHPNTYKLQWLNDGGELKVTKQVLVSFSIGKYSDEVLCDVVPMHAGHLLLGRPWQFDRRVMHDGYTNRYSFKHLGKNVTLAPLTPKQEFEDIFPDEIPSGLPPIRGIEHQIDLVPGAALPNRPAYRSNPEETKELPKQITELLDKGYI, encoded by the exons ATGGTTCAAGATGATGATgttaatgaaaatagtgaagatGAAAGCGATCACGGGTCTAACATAAGCCTAGAAAGGAGACGTCCCCGAAACTGTGGACAAGTAGATCGAAGGCGGGAAGATGATGACTTGAAGAATATCAAACTCTCCATTCCTCCTTTCCAAGGTAAATCTGATCCCGAGGCGTACCTTGAGTGGGAGAAGAAAATCGAACTAGTGTTCGAATGTCATAACTACTCTGAAAATAAGAAAGTCAAACTCGCTGCAATTGAGTTTTCAGATTACgcaatgatatggtgggatcagttgaccactagtCGGAGGCGTAACGGGGagcatcccatttccacttggacAGAAATGAAGGTGGTTATGCGACGACGATTCATTCCATCCTACTATCATCGGGAGTTgcatcaaaaactccaaaatctcaTCCAAGGGACGAAGAGTGTGGAAGATTATtataaagaaatggaagtggctATGATCCGTGTCGATATAcaagaagatcgagaagccatAATGGCTCGCTTTCTAGTGGGACTTAATCGAGAGATTGCAAATGTTGTAGAACTGCAACATTACATCGAGGTTGTGGACATGGTCCACATGGCTATCAAAGTGGAGAAGCAGTTGAAGCGAAAAGGTACCACCCAAGCCTATCCTAACACCAATCCTTCTAAATGGGGCCAAAGCACAAGCAAGGGTTTTCCAACAAATCGAACGAAGGATTCTTCAACAATATCTAAGGCGAATAAGCCTATTGCCGAGTCAAGTAAAGGTAAGGCTCCTGAAAGTTCCACCGCCCGTTCAAGGGACATAAAGTGCTTCAAGTGTCTTGGTCGTGCACATATAGCGAGTCAGTGCCCGAATAGACGTACCATGGTGATAAGGGCCGACGGTGAGATTGAAACGGAGGACGAGGAAGAGAATGATCCTGAATCGAATTCCAAAGTTGAGGAGGACTTAGAACAACCCGTTGAAGGTGAGTTACTCGTCGTCAAGCGAAGCCTAAGTCTTCAAAGTGTGGAAGATGAACAACAACGTGAGAACATTTTTCATTcgagatgtcaagtgcaagggaaAGTGTGTAGCATCATAATCGATGGAGGGAGTTGCGCAAACGTGGCAAGCACCCTCATGGTAGAAAAGTTGGGGCTGTCAACCACCAAGCACCCGAATACATACAAGCTTCAGTGGCTTAACGATGGCGGTGAACTCAAAGTGACAAAACAAGTCCTAGTGTCCTTTAGCATCGGAAAGTATTCTGATGAAGTATTATGCGATGTAGTGCCGATGCACGCGGGCCATTTACTTCTAGGACGACCATGGCAGTTCGACCGACGAGTGATGCATGATGGTTACACTAATAGATACTCCTTCAAACATCTTGGCAAGAACGTGACACTTGCACCCCTCACTCCGAAGCAA GAATTTGAAGACATATTTCCGGACGAAATACCAAGTGGGTTGCCCCCTATCCGAGGCATCGAACATCAAAtagacttagtacccggagctgcACTACCCAACCGTCCTGCTTATCGGAGTAATCCCGAAGAAACGAAGGAATTGCCAAAGCAAATTACTGAACTCCTAGACAAAGGATACATCTGA